The following are encoded in a window of Kogia breviceps isolate mKogBre1 chromosome 12, mKogBre1 haplotype 1, whole genome shotgun sequence genomic DNA:
- the EMP1 gene encoding epithelial membrane protein 1: protein MLVLLASIFVVHIATVIMLFVSTIANVWMVSNAGTGSIGLWKNCTSSVVCEDLLYSGEDALKAVQAFMILSIIFCVISLVIFVFQLFTMEKGNCFFLSGATMLVCWLCILVGASIYTHHYASPTKGNGDSHHGYSFILTWICFCFSFIIGILYLVLRKK from the exons ATGTTGGTGTTACTGGCGAGTATCTTTGTGGTCCACATCGCCACCGTCATCATGTTATTTGTTTCCACCATTGCCAAT gTCTGGATGGTTTCAAATGCTGGAACAGGATCAATAGGTCTTTGGAAAAACTGTACTTCCTCTGTTGTCTGTGAGGATTTGCTGTACAGCGGAGAAG ATGCCCTCAAGGCAGTGCAGGCCTTTATGATCCTGTCCATCATCTTCTGCGTCATCTCCCTCGTGATCTTCGTGTTCCAGCTGTTCACCATGGAGAAGGGCAACTGCTTCTTCCTCTCCGGGGCCACCATGCTGGTGTGCT GGCTGTGCATCTTGGTGGGGGCCTCTATCTACACACATCACTATGCCAGCCCTACAAAAGGGAACGGGGACAGTCACCACGGCTACTCCTTCATCCTGACCTGGATCTGCTTCTGCTTCAGCTTCATCATCGGCATTCTCTATCTGGTCCTGAGAAAGAAATAA